In Halobaculum sp. XH14, a single genomic region encodes these proteins:
- a CDS encoding ABC transporter permease, translated as MSRLRRVRAEATAAYRSFLRRKTAVFFTFFFPVILVVIFGALVTTRPGGGGLFAEPAAYYVPGYLATVVLFTPLSRVGSEIARHRDGNRFEKLATTPLSRGEWLLAHTAVNVLIIGVASALILALTLLLTGARIPVTPALALLVPLVVVGVVLFCGFGAVLGSLADSQDGVIAASNTIALPLLFLSDTFVTGDLLPAWFAPAVNLSPLTYFARGVRGVTYAVDGTPYAPPLGVAGNLAVLTALAAVFFVAGAYAIPRTD; from the coding sequence GTGAGTCGCCTCCGCCGGGTCCGGGCCGAGGCGACGGCCGCGTACCGCTCGTTCCTCCGCCGGAAGACGGCCGTCTTCTTCACGTTCTTCTTCCCGGTCATCCTCGTCGTCATCTTCGGCGCGCTGGTGACGACGCGGCCCGGCGGCGGTGGGCTGTTCGCGGAGCCGGCCGCCTACTACGTGCCGGGCTACCTGGCGACGGTCGTGCTGTTCACGCCGCTCTCGCGGGTCGGCTCCGAGATCGCCCGCCACCGCGACGGCAACCGGTTCGAGAAGCTAGCGACGACGCCGCTGTCCCGCGGCGAGTGGCTGCTCGCCCACACCGCGGTCAACGTCCTCATCATCGGCGTCGCGTCGGCGCTCATCCTCGCGCTGACGCTGCTGCTCACGGGCGCGAGGATTCCGGTCACGCCGGCGCTCGCGCTGCTCGTCCCGCTCGTCGTCGTCGGCGTCGTCCTCTTTTGCGGGTTCGGTGCGGTGCTCGGCAGCCTCGCGGACTCCCAGGACGGCGTCATCGCCGCCTCGAACACCATCGCGCTCCCGCTATTGTTCCTCTCGGACACGTTCGTCACGGGAGACCTGCTGCCCGCGTGGTTCGCGCCGGCAGTGAACCTCTCCCCGCTCACCTACTTCGCGCGCGGGGTCCGGGGCGTCACGTACGCCGTCGACGGGACGCCCTACGCGCCGCCGCTGGGCGTCGCCGGCAACCTCGCGGTGCTGACCGCGCTGGCGGCCGTGTTCTTCGTCGCCGGCGCGTACGCGATTCCGCGGACGGACTGA
- a CDS encoding NADH-quinone oxidoreductase subunit B gives MSSDNRPFITDDSEVLTETRDARMAGQDDRFNSKLREAFGSSPFILTKFDKFMNWVRGSSMFMLQFGIACCSIEMMHTYGVKHDLDRFGSGVPRASPRQADVIIVPGTIVSKFAPRMKRVYDQMPEPKFVVGMGSCTISGGPFQEGYNVIKGAEEVIPVDIHVPGCPPRPEALVYGVVKLQERIANGESSPVTVKPYELEQFGDLDRDEIIDQLADDIDEEDLVMRYNWADSP, from the coding sequence ATGAGTAGCGACAACAGACCGTTCATCACGGACGACTCCGAGGTACTGACAGAGACCCGCGACGCGCGGATGGCCGGGCAGGACGACCGCTTCAACTCGAAGCTCCGGGAGGCGTTCGGCTCCTCCCCGTTCATCCTCACCAAGTTCGACAAGTTCATGAACTGGGTCCGGGGCTCGTCGATGTTCATGCTGCAGTTCGGCATCGCCTGCTGCAGCATCGAGATGATGCACACCTACGGGGTGAAACACGACCTCGACCGCTTCGGCTCGGGCGTGCCGCGCGCCTCGCCGCGCCAGGCGGACGTCATCATCGTGCCGGGCACCATCGTCTCGAAGTTCGCCCCGCGGATGAAGCGCGTGTACGACCAGATGCCCGAGCCGAAGTTCGTCGTCGGCATGGGCTCGTGTACCATCTCCGGCGGCCCGTTCCAGGAGGGGTACAACGTCATCAAGGGCGCCGAGGAGGTCATCCCGGTGGACATCCACGTCCCCGGCTGCCCGCCCCGTCCCGAGGCGCTCGTCTACGGGGTCGTGAAGCTGCAGGAGCGCATCGCCAACGGCGAGTCCTCGCCGGTGACGGTCAAGCCGTACGAGCTCGAACAGTTCGGCGACCTCGACCGGGACGAGATCATCGACCAGCTCGCCGACGACATCGACGAGGAGGACCTCGTCATGCGGTACAACTGGGCTGATTCACCCTAA
- a CDS encoding CPBP family intramembrane glutamic endopeptidase — MGTSLDPVERHPVAAFFALAVALSWAVWIPLLSTVHGPVATFATIPGAFGPLAAAAIVTRLRGNAVRDWLASTLDWRRSPRWYAAALAVPVGVSVALGAGMIALAGGVGEGTLRPAAAAFALNMVFATLLGGGQEEFGWRGFALPRLQARYDALSASVLVGLVWALWHAPLFVLDVYALSPLLYAVSVVAFSVILTWLYNGSRGCVPAAVLMHGTINASVNVPLQVVGGQSVLPVPFTGLLALGFGLVALALVGRYGAETLSARDARTPTWTGADPARRRATEQSGVGES; from the coding sequence ATGGGAACATCACTCGACCCCGTCGAGCGTCACCCCGTCGCGGCGTTTTTCGCCCTCGCAGTCGCCCTCTCTTGGGCAGTCTGGATACCGCTCCTCTCGACCGTCCACGGACCGGTCGCCACGTTCGCGACGATCCCGGGTGCGTTCGGCCCGCTGGCCGCGGCTGCCATCGTGACACGGCTGCGCGGGAACGCCGTCCGGGACTGGCTCGCCTCGACGCTGGACTGGCGGCGATCGCCGCGGTGGTACGCCGCCGCCCTGGCCGTCCCTGTCGGCGTCAGCGTCGCCCTCGGTGCCGGGATGATCGCGCTCGCCGGCGGCGTCGGCGAGGGAACGCTCCGGCCCGCGGCAGCGGCGTTCGCGCTCAACATGGTCTTCGCGACGCTGCTGGGCGGCGGCCAGGAGGAGTTCGGCTGGCGCGGGTTCGCGCTCCCGCGACTCCAGGCCCGGTACGACGCGCTGAGCGCGAGCGTGCTCGTCGGGCTGGTGTGGGCGCTGTGGCACGCCCCGCTGTTCGTCCTCGACGTCTACGCCCTCTCGCCGCTCCTGTATGCGGTTTCGGTGGTCGCGTTCTCCGTCATCCTCACCTGGCTGTACAACGGGTCGCGGGGCTGTGTGCCCGCCGCGGTGCTGATGCACGGCACGATCAACGCGAGCGTGAACGTCCCGCTGCAGGTCGTCGGCGGCCAGTCGGTGCTTCCGGTTCCCTTCACCGGCCTGCTCGCGCTCGGCTTCGGTCTCGTGGCGCTCGCGCTCGTGGGCCGCTACGGCGCCGAGACGCTCTCGGCCCGCGACGCCCGGACGCCGACCTGGACGGGCGCGGACCCGGCACGGCGTCGGGCCACCGAGCAGTCGGGGGTGGGCGAATCGTGA
- the trmY gene encoding tRNA (pseudouridine(54)-N(1))-methyltransferase TrmY — protein sequence MRQFVVCGHEAPTTPEFTLEDLPGAAGRLDLLARCVNAGLFVSHGIREDARVHLVLGDEFTVRFDGADARGIHPDERSTAARVREALENREDAIGHMPAEVSPGVELYRMGLAETLDSLEGTLVQLHEDGDPAAEREPPTDPVFVLSDHSDFTDDEAALLDERGAERLRLGPAAVHADHAIAVAHNWLDTAGFERY from the coding sequence ATGCGACAGTTCGTCGTCTGCGGGCACGAGGCACCGACGACGCCCGAGTTCACGCTGGAGGACCTCCCCGGCGCGGCGGGGCGACTCGACCTGCTGGCCCGCTGTGTCAACGCGGGACTGTTCGTCTCCCACGGCATCCGCGAGGATGCGCGCGTCCACCTCGTGCTCGGCGACGAGTTCACGGTGCGGTTCGACGGCGCGGACGCCCGCGGCATCCACCCGGACGAGCGCAGCACCGCGGCGCGGGTCCGCGAGGCGCTGGAGAACCGCGAGGACGCCATCGGCCACATGCCGGCCGAGGTCAGCCCCGGCGTGGAGCTCTACCGGATGGGGCTGGCCGAGACGCTCGACTCGCTGGAGGGAACGCTCGTCCAGTTGCACGAGGACGGCGACCCCGCGGCCGAGCGCGAGCCCCCGACCGATCCGGTGTTCGTGCTCTCGGATCACTCGGATTTCACCGACGACGAGGCGGCGCTGCTGGACGAGCGCGGCGCCGAACGGCTCCGGCTCGGCCCGGCCGCGGTCCACGCGGACCACGCCATCGCGGTGGCGCACAACTGGCTCGACACGGCCGGATTCGAGCGGTACTGA
- a CDS encoding FAD-dependent monooxygenase, which yields MSGREPDAEVLVVGAGPGGATLSYLLARSGVDVTLVERERTFEREFRGFGWSPGVIELFDRMDLLADLRELDHDVVTAGAGSLYGERVELFDVDSLDAEHPYIMMMEQPTLLELIVSRASEYDGFTFRPATTVTGLVAEREQVTGVEAHDRAADEDVTLRGRLVVGADGRYSRVRSAVGIDAGLFDPILDLVWFKLPVEDADPASDTQAHVARDGILVSFGTGGGEYQIGLPILAGTYPDLKRAGIGAFHDRVAAIAPELRPALEEHVSNYGDCSLLEVAPGIGPDWVRDGLLLLGDAAHVASPIGAQGNPLAVADAVAAHATITEALERSETPLPAGALARYETRRRPAVEETIGLQRRAERAMGLFLRYGHHVPPSLALRGAKAGAGLLSRSRLLRSGIERMALGAADEPVDTTRFVD from the coding sequence ATGAGCGGGCGCGAACCGGACGCCGAGGTGCTCGTCGTCGGTGCGGGGCCGGGCGGCGCGACCCTGTCGTACCTCCTCGCGCGCAGCGGCGTCGACGTGACGCTCGTCGAGCGCGAGCGCACCTTCGAGCGGGAGTTCCGCGGGTTCGGCTGGAGCCCCGGCGTCATCGAGCTGTTCGACCGGATGGACCTGCTGGCGGACCTGCGGGAACTCGACCACGACGTCGTCACCGCCGGCGCGGGGTCGCTGTACGGCGAGCGCGTCGAACTGTTCGACGTCGATTCGCTGGACGCCGAGCATCCGTACATCATGATGATGGAGCAGCCGACGCTGCTCGAACTGATCGTCTCGCGGGCGAGCGAGTACGACGGCTTCACGTTCCGGCCGGCGACGACGGTCACCGGACTCGTCGCCGAACGGGAACAGGTCACCGGCGTCGAGGCCCACGACCGCGCGGCCGACGAGGACGTGACGCTCCGGGGACGGCTGGTCGTCGGCGCGGACGGCCGCTACTCCCGGGTCCGCTCGGCCGTCGGCATCGACGCGGGGCTGTTCGATCCGATCCTCGACCTCGTCTGGTTCAAACTCCCCGTCGAGGACGCCGACCCGGCGAGCGACACCCAGGCCCACGTCGCTCGGGACGGCATCCTCGTCTCGTTCGGCACCGGCGGCGGCGAGTACCAGATCGGACTGCCGATCCTCGCCGGCACGTACCCGGACCTCAAGCGCGCCGGCATCGGGGCGTTTCACGACCGGGTCGCCGCCATCGCCCCGGAGCTCCGACCCGCGCTGGAGGAACACGTGTCGAACTACGGCGACTGCTCGCTGCTCGAGGTCGCACCCGGCATCGGCCCCGACTGGGTGCGGGACGGCCTCCTGCTGCTCGGCGACGCCGCACACGTCGCATCGCCCATCGGCGCGCAGGGGAACCCGCTGGCCGTCGCGGACGCGGTCGCCGCGCACGCGACGATCACGGAGGCGCTGGAGCGGTCCGAGACGCCCCTCCCGGCCGGCGCGCTCGCCCGGTACGAGACGAGGCGTCGACCCGCCGTCGAGGAAACCATCGGGCTCCAGCGCCGCGCCGAGCGCGCGATGGGGCTGTTCCTCCGGTACGGCCACCACGTCCCGCCGTCGCTGGCGCTCCGGGGAGCGAAGGCGGGCGCGGGGCTGCTCTCCCGCTCGCGGCTGCTCCGCAGTGGCATCGAGCGAATGGCGCTGGGGGCCGCGGACGAACCGGTGGACACGACGCGGTTCGTCGACTGA
- the purE gene encoding 5-(carboxyamino)imidazole ribonucleotide mutase, giving the protein MTTVQDLIDRLESEAGSDADPAATPDVGIIMGSDSDLDVMQGAFDALSELGFAEQTDFHDAPAARFTYETYVVSAHRTPELMYAYGETAAPRGLDVIVAGAGGKSADLPNMTASIAYPIPVVGVPVQEKSVDSVIGMPTGAPIVAVDAGKSFNAGLSAAQILAREHEELREELLAYHDSLVGDVAETSRELHDLGVDGFRERRR; this is encoded by the coding sequence ATGACGACCGTCCAGGACCTCATCGACCGGCTCGAATCGGAGGCTGGGAGCGACGCCGACCCCGCGGCCACCCCCGACGTGGGGATCATCATGGGGTCGGACTCGGACCTCGACGTCATGCAGGGGGCGTTCGACGCGCTCTCCGAACTCGGCTTCGCCGAGCAGACCGACTTCCACGACGCGCCCGCCGCGCGCTTCACCTACGAGACGTACGTCGTCTCGGCCCATCGGACCCCCGAACTGATGTACGCCTACGGCGAGACGGCGGCCCCCCGGGGGCTCGACGTCATCGTCGCGGGCGCGGGCGGCAAGTCCGCGGACCTGCCGAACATGACCGCGAGCATCGCGTACCCGATTCCCGTGGTGGGAGTTCCAGTTCAGGAGAAGTCCGTCGACTCGGTCATCGGGATGCCGACCGGCGCGCCCATCGTCGCCGTCGACGCCGGCAAGTCGTTCAACGCGGGCCTGTCGGCGGCACAGATTCTCGCGCGCGAACACGAGGAACTACGCGAGGAACTGCTCGCGTACCACGATTCCCTGGTCGGGGACGTCGCCGAAACGTCGCGCGAACTGCACGACCTTGGCGTCGACGGCTTCAGGGAGCGGCGGCGGTAG
- a CDS encoding 5-(carboxyamino)imidazole ribonucleotide synthase: MNPTCPGPTLGVVGGGQLGRMLAEAASPLGVDVVVLDPTPDCPAAGVADQVAGAFDDPKAVRALAERADALTLEIELADPDVLAAVHEESDVPVHPSPDALRTIQDKLVQNRAFADAGVPVPEFVRVDDADDLADAVEGLPGEGVMLKARTGGYDGRGNRPVERGDDYGAALAEVGAETGGALAEELIGFEREVAVIGVRGDDEVRAFPLTETVHEAEILRETVVPARTSDAVAERAREVALDALDTLEGRGVFGIELFETAGGDVLLNEVAPRPHNSGHWTIEGATASQFEQHVRAVLGWPLAPAEARAPTVTTNVLGDVDEPEPARLRGVERALSVPNAHLHWYGKHEVRPLRKMGHVTLTDADSDTDDLLAAARDLRERLTFTDHANQ, translated from the coding sequence GTGAACCCGACGTGTCCCGGCCCGACGCTCGGCGTCGTCGGCGGCGGGCAGCTCGGCCGGATGCTCGCGGAGGCCGCCTCGCCGCTCGGCGTCGACGTGGTCGTGCTCGACCCGACGCCGGACTGCCCGGCGGCGGGCGTCGCCGACCAGGTCGCAGGCGCGTTCGACGACCCGAAGGCGGTGCGGGCGCTCGCGGAACGGGCCGACGCGCTGACCCTGGAGATCGAACTCGCCGACCCCGACGTGCTCGCTGCGGTCCACGAGGAGTCGGACGTGCCGGTCCATCCCTCGCCCGACGCACTCCGGACGATCCAGGACAAACTCGTGCAGAACCGGGCGTTCGCCGACGCCGGGGTGCCGGTGCCGGAGTTCGTCCGCGTCGACGACGCCGACGACCTCGCGGACGCGGTCGAGGGACTGCCCGGTGAGGGCGTCATGCTCAAGGCCCGGACCGGCGGCTACGACGGTCGCGGCAACCGCCCCGTCGAACGCGGCGACGACTACGGGGCGGCGCTGGCGGAGGTCGGTGCCGAAACCGGCGGCGCGCTCGCCGAGGAACTGATCGGCTTCGAGCGCGAGGTTGCGGTGATCGGCGTCCGCGGCGACGACGAGGTGCGCGCGTTCCCCCTCACGGAGACCGTCCACGAGGCGGAAATTCTCCGCGAGACGGTCGTTCCCGCGCGGACGAGCGACGCGGTCGCCGAGCGCGCCCGCGAGGTCGCGCTCGACGCGCTGGACACGCTCGAGGGGCGCGGCGTCTTCGGCATCGAACTGTTCGAAACCGCCGGCGGCGACGTGCTGCTCAACGAGGTCGCCCCGCGCCCGCACAACTCGGGCCACTGGACCATCGAGGGCGCGACCGCCTCGCAGTTCGAACAGCACGTCCGCGCCGTGCTCGGGTGGCCGCTCGCGCCGGCCGAGGCGCGCGCGCCGACCGTGACGACGAACGTGCTCGGCGACGTCGACGAGCCCGAGCCGGCACGGCTCCGCGGCGTCGAACGTGCCCTCTCCGTGCCGAACGCCCACCTGCACTGGTACGGTAAACACGAAGTGCGCCCGCTGCGCAAGATGGGTCACGTGACGCTGACCGACGCCGACTCGGACACCGACGACCTGCTCGCGGCGGCGCGCGACCTCCGAGAACGACTCACGTTCACCGACCACGCCAACCAATGA
- a CDS encoding flippase activity-associated protein Agl23: MSEAAGDAPSGEHGDTSAPADRHSPDRSAATRLTDRLPGSPATQGVVLVTLLSLLLRVVDLGGRVFHWDEGRVGYWILRFDATGEFFYRPIIHGPFLPVVNNVLFDLVGASDFAARLPVAVVGGLLPLAALCFHSRLSGREQVALAAVLALDPLLLYYSRFMRGDVLVGAFSFGAFALAVHAYDSRRVRPLFPAAVLIALGFAAKENALLYLLCFAGGAFLLADHYLVRSSRNADTLLDAAAGSAVSLVRFARDWTAGRRTRDAIESRVGERGGRIGPFAPEAGFLGHVAIWVPLVAVGVVGTFLAVVTFFYAPRPELWNALSGTVPPGELLYEATVPPAERFYGTWASGTHSGHNYVPYLHDLGVTLVYGSGVVVVFAALGFLADGYGGRNRPVVAFAAYWAVASLVGYPVATDIEAPWAAVHIVLPLSVPAAVGVTSVLDSFDRSLAFEDVAGVALAGLVIFAAAGGVAAANADYWNASTEEDKEVLQWSQPANEIESTLADARLVAEYNEGTDVLFVGSETAGGEEELYVANESSDERMPAGGPAWHSRLPLPWYLELSEAEIESTPPSARYDDLPQDPPPVIIAMPRDREDLTERYEGYEARQHPFKLWGEDIVFLFDEEALADARAAAGEA; encoded by the coding sequence ATGAGCGAGGCGGCCGGCGACGCGCCCTCCGGCGAACACGGCGACACGTCAGCCCCCGCCGACCGCCACAGCCCCGATCGTTCCGCCGCCACGCGACTGACCGACCGACTCCCGGGCTCGCCTGCCACGCAGGGGGTCGTCCTCGTCACCCTGCTCTCGTTGCTGCTCCGGGTCGTCGACCTCGGCGGCCGGGTGTTCCACTGGGACGAGGGCCGCGTCGGCTACTGGATCCTCCGCTTCGACGCGACGGGCGAGTTCTTCTACCGTCCCATCATCCACGGCCCGTTTCTCCCCGTCGTCAACAACGTCCTGTTCGATCTCGTCGGCGCTTCGGACTTCGCGGCGCGGCTCCCCGTCGCGGTCGTGGGAGGGCTGCTCCCGCTCGCGGCGCTCTGTTTCCACTCGCGGCTCTCCGGGCGCGAGCAGGTCGCGCTCGCGGCCGTCCTCGCGCTCGACCCGCTGCTGCTCTACTACTCGCGGTTCATGCGCGGCGACGTGCTGGTGGGCGCGTTCTCGTTCGGCGCGTTCGCGCTGGCCGTCCACGCCTACGACAGCCGGCGGGTCCGTCCGCTGTTCCCCGCGGCGGTCCTGATCGCGCTCGGCTTCGCGGCCAAGGAGAACGCGCTCCTCTACCTGCTGTGTTTCGCCGGCGGCGCGTTCCTGCTGGCGGACCACTACCTCGTCCGCTCGTCCCGGAACGCCGACACCCTGCTCGATGCCGCCGCCGGCAGTGCCGTCTCCCTCGTCCGGTTCGCCCGCGACTGGACGGCGGGGCGACGAACCCGCGACGCCATCGAATCCCGGGTCGGGGAGCGCGGCGGCCGAATCGGCCCGTTCGCGCCCGAAGCCGGCTTCCTCGGCCACGTGGCGATCTGGGTCCCGCTCGTCGCGGTCGGCGTCGTCGGCACGTTCCTCGCCGTCGTGACGTTCTTCTACGCGCCCCGGCCGGAGCTCTGGAACGCCCTCTCCGGGACCGTGCCGCCCGGCGAACTCCTCTACGAGGCGACCGTACCCCCCGCCGAGCGCTTCTACGGAACGTGGGCATCCGGCACCCACTCGGGCCACAACTACGTCCCATACCTGCACGATCTGGGGGTGACGCTGGTGTACGGCTCGGGCGTCGTCGTCGTGTTCGCCGCGCTGGGCTTCCTGGCGGACGGCTACGGCGGCCGGAACCGGCCGGTCGTCGCGTTCGCGGCCTACTGGGCGGTCGCGTCGCTCGTCGGCTACCCGGTGGCGACCGACATCGAGGCGCCCTGGGCCGCGGTTCACATCGTGCTCCCGCTCTCAGTTCCGGCCGCCGTCGGCGTGACGAGCGTGCTCGACTCGTTCGACCGGTCGCTCGCGTTCGAGGACGTCGCGGGGGTCGCGCTCGCCGGGCTGGTCATCTTCGCCGCCGCGGGCGGCGTCGCGGCCGCGAACGCCGACTACTGGAACGCCTCGACCGAGGAGGACAAGGAGGTGCTCCAGTGGTCCCAGCCGGCAAACGAGATCGAGTCGACGCTCGCGGACGCGCGGCTCGTCGCCGAGTACAACGAGGGGACGGACGTGCTGTTCGTCGGCTCCGAGACCGCTGGTGGCGAGGAGGAGCTGTACGTCGCCAACGAGTCGAGCGACGAGCGGATGCCGGCCGGCGGTCCGGCGTGGCACTCGCGGCTGCCGCTCCCGTGGTATCTGGAGCTCTCCGAGGCCGAGATCGAGTCGACGCCGCCCTCGGCCCGCTACGACGACCTCCCGCAGGACCCGCCGCCCGTCATCATCGCGATGCCCCGGGACCGCGAGGACCTCACGGAGCGCTACGAGGGCTACGAGGCGCGCCAGCATCCGTTCAAGCTCTGGGGCGAGGACATCGTGTTCCTGTTCGACGAGGAGGCGCTGGCCGACGCGCGCGCTGCCGCGGGCGAAGCCTGA
- a CDS encoding NADH-quinone oxidoreductase subunit A yields MNPWIAIGALALMGVGIPLGMMAASAILRPTVPEQGKSATYESGEIPTESAIGIQFNIQYYMVALLFVVFDIETVLVFPWAVIYGSALEAGVPLADVLLPMLVFIAVLVVGLVWAWRQGAVSWAQSPRAARRKTERQS; encoded by the coding sequence ATGAATCCATGGATAGCTATCGGCGCGTTGGCGTTGATGGGCGTGGGCATCCCTCTCGGGATGATGGCCGCGTCCGCGATCCTTCGCCCGACCGTGCCGGAACAGGGGAAAAGCGCCACGTACGAGTCCGGCGAGATTCCCACCGAGTCGGCGATCGGCATCCAGTTCAACATCCAGTACTACATGGTCGCGTTGCTGTTCGTCGTCTTCGACATCGAGACCGTCCTCGTGTTCCCGTGGGCGGTCATCTACGGCTCCGCGCTGGAGGCGGGCGTCCCGCTGGCGGACGTGCTCCTCCCCATGCTGGTGTTCATCGCGGTGCTGGTCGTCGGGCTCGTGTGGGCGTGGCGGCAGGGGGCAGTCAGCTGGGCACAGAGCCCGCGGGCGGCCCGACGGAAGACGGAGCGTCAATCATGA
- a CDS encoding ABC transporter ATP-binding protein, with translation MSDEPVVRADSLHKSYDDTVALADVSLAIPAGEVFGLIGPNGAGKTTLVRALTGTTSVDGEVRTFGVAPTDADRGRVGLLPQEFSPPERLTARELVAYYGGLYDDDRNPDSVLADVGLADAADTWYEDLSGGQKRRACVGIALVNDPDLLFLDEPTTGIDPAGRRALWDLLDGLAAGGTTVVLTSHSMDEVERLADRVGLLRDGRLVAVGSPGELVAEHGGPARLVVGIGEPANATDTNGAAGSSPAGDVGADALRGAGFDVEAGADELVVEGVTPADLGRAVAALDGTGVTFESLTWTEPSLEDVYLRLTGEQFEGAVTPGASVVDGGADAGASEPDPATTPGTEVGE, from the coding sequence ATGAGCGACGAACCGGTCGTGCGCGCGGACTCCCTCCACAAGTCCTACGACGACACCGTCGCGCTCGCTGACGTCTCCCTCGCCATCCCCGCGGGCGAGGTGTTCGGCCTCATCGGTCCGAACGGGGCCGGGAAGACGACCCTCGTCAGGGCGCTGACCGGCACCACGAGCGTCGACGGCGAGGTCCGGACGTTCGGCGTCGCGCCGACCGACGCCGACCGCGGGCGGGTCGGCCTGCTCCCGCAGGAGTTCTCACCGCCCGAGCGCCTCACGGCGCGCGAACTCGTCGCGTACTACGGCGGCCTGTACGACGACGACCGCAACCCCGATTCGGTGCTCGCTGACGTCGGCCTCGCCGACGCGGCCGACACCTGGTACGAGGACCTCTCGGGCGGGCAGAAGCGCCGCGCCTGCGTCGGCATCGCGCTCGTCAACGACCCCGACCTGCTGTTCCTCGACGAGCCGACCACCGGAATCGACCCAGCCGGGCGGCGCGCGCTCTGGGACCTGCTCGACGGGCTCGCGGCGGGCGGCACCACGGTCGTGCTGACCAGCCACTCGATGGACGAGGTCGAACGGCTCGCCGACCGCGTCGGCCTCCTCCGGGACGGACGGCTCGTCGCCGTGGGCTCTCCCGGCGAACTCGTCGCGGAGCACGGCGGCCCCGCGCGGCTGGTCGTCGGCATCGGCGAGCCGGCCAACGCGACCGACACGAACGGGGCGGCCGGTTCGAGCCCCGCCGGCGACGTCGGCGCGGACGCGCTCCGCGGGGCCGGCTTCGACGTGGAGGCCGGCGCCGACGAACTCGTGGTCGAGGGCGTCACGCCCGCCGACCTCGGACGGGCGGTCGCCGCGCTCGACGGGACCGGCGTCACCTTCGAGTCGCTGACCTGGACCGAGCCGTCCCTGGAGGACGTCTACCTCCGCCTCACGGGCGAGCAGTTCGAGGGGGCGGTCACCCCCGGCGCGAGCGTCGTGGACGGCGGTGCCGACGCCGGCGCGAGCGAACCGGACCCGGCGACCACGCCCGGGACGGAGGTGGGCGAGTGA
- a CDS encoding S1C family serine protease has product MTSKSLDFERLYDAVAPSVVSIYVGSSAGSRGAGSGFVYDRRHVVTNDHVVRDEHDVHVRLADGRWRAGRVVGSDAYTDLAVVRVPDLPADAPPLAVAEDVPEPGRPVAALGNPMGLDGSVSAGIVSGVNRSMSTRGGFAIPDVVQTDAPINPGNSGGPLVALASREAVDPDDPDAAGSDAAYEVVGVNRATGGDNIGFAVSARLVNRVVPGLVADGIYRHSYLRARTLDATPAVAEANGLPEPGGVLVVEAGDEGLRGCDRTTRVRGREVPVGGDVVVALDDEPVRSGEELIRRLIVDTEPGESVDVTVLREGVGGEVTVPVELRERPDTADGVPIR; this is encoded by the coding sequence ATGACCTCCAAGTCACTCGATTTCGAGCGGCTCTACGACGCGGTCGCCCCCTCGGTCGTCTCCATCTACGTCGGCTCATCGGCGGGCTCGCGCGGCGCGGGCTCCGGGTTCGTCTACGACCGGCGCCACGTGGTGACCAACGACCACGTCGTGCGCGACGAGCACGACGTCCACGTCCGTCTCGCCGACGGCCGCTGGCGCGCGGGGCGCGTCGTCGGCAGCGACGCCTACACCGACCTCGCCGTCGTCCGGGTTCCCGACCTCCCCGCCGACGCGCCGCCGCTGGCCGTCGCCGAGGACGTGCCCGAACCCGGCCGACCAGTCGCCGCGCTCGGCAACCCGATGGGGCTCGACGGCTCCGTCTCGGCCGGCATCGTCTCGGGCGTGAACCGGTCGATGTCGACCCGCGGCGGCTTCGCCATCCCCGACGTCGTTCAGACCGACGCCCCCATCAACCCCGGCAACAGCGGCGGGCCGCTCGTCGCACTCGCGTCCCGGGAGGCGGTCGATCCCGACGACCCGGACGCGGCGGGTTCGGACGCGGCGTACGAGGTGGTCGGCGTCAACCGCGCGACGGGCGGGGACAACATCGGCTTCGCCGTCTCCGCGCGGCTGGTGAACCGGGTCGTGCCCGGCCTCGTCGCCGACGGCATCTACCGGCACTCGTACCTCCGGGCGAGAACCCTGGACGCGACGCCCGCCGTCGCCGAGGCGAACGGGCTCCCCGAACCGGGCGGCGTGCTGGTGGTCGAGGCCGGCGACGAGGGGCTCCGGGGCTGTGACCGGACGACCCGCGTCCGCGGCCGCGAGGTGCCCGTCGGCGGCGACGTCGTCGTCGCGCTCGACGACGAACCGGTGCGGTCCGGCGAGGAGCTCATCCGGCGACTCATCGTCGACACCGAGCCGGGCGAATCCGTGGACGTGACGGTGCTCCGGGAGGGCGTCGGCGGCGAGGTCACCGTCCCGGTCGAACTCCGCGAGCGGCCCGACACCGCCGACGGCGTTCCGATCCGCTGA